A part of Streptomyces sp. NBC_01235 genomic DNA contains:
- the rimI gene encoding ribosomal protein S18-alanine N-acetyltransferase, protein MRWWDIEPVLELEKDLFPEDAWSRGMFWSDLAHARGAEATRRYLVAVDKGAESDGSGDRIVGYAGLAAAGDLADVQTIAVARDHWGTGLGGRLLTELLRAATAFECAEVMLECRIDNVRAQKLYERFGFEAIGFRRGYYQPGNVDALVMRLTDPSTSVAGTQGTETNG, encoded by the coding sequence ATGCGCTGGTGGGACATCGAACCCGTGCTCGAGCTGGAGAAGGACCTCTTCCCCGAGGACGCCTGGTCCCGGGGTATGTTCTGGTCCGACCTGGCCCACGCCCGCGGCGCCGAGGCGACCCGGCGGTACCTCGTCGCCGTCGACAAGGGCGCCGAGAGCGACGGAAGCGGCGACCGGATCGTCGGGTACGCGGGCCTGGCCGCGGCCGGGGACCTGGCCGACGTGCAGACCATCGCCGTCGCCCGCGACCACTGGGGCACCGGACTCGGCGGACGCCTGCTGACGGAGCTGCTGCGCGCGGCGACCGCCTTCGAGTGCGCCGAGGTCATGCTGGAGTGCAGGATCGACAACGTCCGCGCCCAGAAGCTCTACGAACGCTTCGGTTTCGAGGCCATCGGCTTCAGGCGTGGCTACTACCAGCCGGGGAACGTGGACGCCCTGGTGATGCGCCTGACCGACCCATCGACATCCGTAGCCGGAACACAAGGAACCGAGACCAATGGCTGA